The sequence TTTTGAGCTTTCGAGAGATTCTGATCTTTATCTTCTCTATCTTGTGACCACCAATCAAGCTGATGGGGGAGGAATTGTTGAAGTTGCCCGACATCTATCCCCGAAGTACAACATGAATCACCCGATTGAGCTAGATACCCGTAAGATTCCGGTCAATGATACGGTTCTTCTTCCTCCCAGAACGGGAGCCAGGGAGGTGGATTTAAAGGAACGTTATCAGAGGCTTCATCAAGCGTGCCGCGAAAGAAAAGTGAATACCCTTCTTTATCCCGCTCAGGGAATTCAGGAATTTGGATTTATCAGTTCAGGGCTTGCCTATAGTTATTTAGAACATGCCTTGTGGGAATTGGGGCTTCAAGGACGTTTTCCCATTTTAAAATTAGGGATAACTTTTCCGATAGATTCCAATGTCTTTTTAGATTTTGCAAGCCAGGTTAAAAATGTCATTGTGGTGGAGGAGCGAAGAGGATTCATTGAAGAAGCAATCACTTTGATTTTAAAAGATGCGTTTCAATCGGGATCTTTTTCTCGGCCTCCAAAAATATGGGGAAAATCGTTTCCGAATGGCTTACCCGGTATTCCTTCTACCCGGGGACTCAATCCATCGATTTTGATTGAGAGGTTAGGAGAATTATTTCTTCATTTTCCTCCAGAGGGGCTGGAGAGACTTCGTGTTCAGAAAGAATTAGATTTAATTGAAGAGGTTTCAAAATTTTCATTAGAGATTCCTGTAAGAACCCCTACTTTTTGCCCGGGTTGTCCCCATCGAGATTCTTCCAATGTGCTTCTGGATATTAAAAAAGATTTTAGAAATCCTAATTATATGAAGCAGCATCATAAGACTCAACCCGTTGATCTTCTTTTTCACGGAGATACAGGTTGTTATACCATGTTGATGTTTGAGCCCAATCAAGATTTGATGCATAACTATTCTGGAATGGGCCTGGGAGGCGGGACAGGGGCTGGGATCGATCCTTTTATTACAAACAAACAGGTTGTTTTTATGGGGGACTCGACCTTTTTTCACAGTGGGATGACGGCCATTTCGGATTCGATTAAAAATAACCAGGATATTGCCTATATTATTTTGGATAATAAAACAACCGCTATGACGGGGCATCAGCCCACGCCTGAATCGGATACGGATGTTTTGGGCCGGCCAACCTTTGCTCAGGATATTGAAGCGGTATTGAGAGGGATGACACGCAGGGGGCCAATTCCTGTGCTTAGGGTGAATCCAGCTTATCGTGAAGAATATCGTGAGGTCTTGGAAGAAACGATTTTGAAAGAGGGAGTAAAGGTCATTATTGCCGATAAGGAATGTGGAATTACTTTTCATCGTCGTCTGCGCAAAGAAAAATCCAAAATGATTCGTGAAAAAGGCTACTTACCTGAGGAAGAGTTTATCAACATTACTCCAGAGGTATGTGAGTATTGTTTGGAATGTACGAAATCGACGGGGTGTCCAGGGCTTACGGTCGAAGAGACGGATTATGGGTCAAAGATTGTGACAGACCTTTCAACCTGTGTAGCGGACATGGCTTGTACAAAAATCAAGGCCTGTCCTTCCTTTGAAAAGGTCATTGTGAAGCGGTCAAAGAAGACAATAGATCCTCTGAAGGGGATTGATCTTAAGTCTTTTCCTCAACCTCAGCATGGGCGGGTTCATGATCAGTGGCGGACTTATATTTCAGGAGTGGGTGGAATGGGAATTGGTGTTTTAACTTCTGTTTTGGTGCATGCAGGAATGAGGGAAGGTTATCACGTTCTTTTTTGCGACAAGAAAGGACTGGCCATTCGTAACGGGGGTGTTTATTCTGAAATTACCTTTCTCAAAGGTCCCTTAAAAGTATCGCCCCTGATTCCAAATGGCAAGGCCGATTTACTTTGGGGACTCGATGCCTTGGAGGCGGCCAGAGCCATTGATCCTAAAATGCCCATTCGAGTGGGGAGTCCTGAACGGACAACCGCTTTTATCAATCTATTTAAAACGCCGACGATTCGAACTCTAATGAATATAGATCATTTTTCAATTGCAGAGTTGGAGACTTTGCTTAAAACTTATACCTGTCGAGATCAATATGAAGGTTTTGATTTTTCGAGTCTCTCAGAAAAATATTTAGGTTCTAAGCTCTATTCTAATCTTGTCATGCTCGGATCTGCTTTTCAAAAGGGTTTGCTTCCTCTGGGGCTGGACAGTATTTTATCGGCCATTCAAGACACCATTCAGGGTGATTTAAAGAAAAATATTACCGCCTTTAATTTAGGGAGGCGGTTTATTCTTTCCCCCGAAATTTTTTCTTCTCATTCAAAGCACCATCCATTTCAAAATTTATTTGAAGAAAAACAGGAAATGTTAGCAAGAACTTTTAGAAAAGGAAAAAGACTCTCTCAAGGGTATCGCGAGTTGGTTCAAGGGGCGCTGACCCAATTGGTTTTAGATGATGAAACCTTAAGGCATTTTGCCCTGCGGGTCTATGATCTTATCCAATACGAGAATTTAGATTATGCAAAAAGCTATGTCAATCGTGTGCTTTCACTCTATCACAAAGACCGGTTGGAATTTAATTATGCGGCCACGAAGGCCGTCATCCTTTATTTGGCAAAGGTCATGTTGATCAAAGACGAGGTCTATGTGGCCCATCTTTTAACGAGCCCAGAAAAATTGGGGAGGGACAAAGAGCGTTATCATATTGATGAAAGGTTGGGTGATCGGGTCATTTACCGACATCTCAATCGGCCCCAATTTAAGATTTTTGGATTCAATGTTGAGTTTGATATTGTGACGCGCAATTGGCAGCTTCGGATCATGAAGCATTTAAAATTTTTAAGAAAAATTTTGTCAGAGTGGCATCGACCTGAAAAGGAATTTCGTCAATGGTATTTCGAGATGACGGACCGTTTCGACTTTCATGACGAATCCAGTTATCAACTTTACGTTCAGGCCTTAAAGACTCCGGAAGAGGTTCGCGGTTATCGCCAGATTCGTTATCTCAAAATGGAAGAGGCTCGCCTCAAAGTCAGTGAGCTTCTAGGAATGTCTTCAAAAGTTTCTTCTCTAACTTCAAAGTTGCCGCAAATGAAGGAAACCTCAAAAGCAAGAAAATGAGAAAAAGAAAAAGTAGTTTTATGAGAGATTATTTTTCTCTGGATGTGGGTCATGATCAGTTGCTTTTTTTCTTGAATACAACACCTCAAGATCGCTTGAACTGGTTGGAAGAAGTGAATGATTTTCTTTTTAAAACGATGTCCAAGGCCAAACTTTCTCTTTGGAGAAATGCTAGGATAGAAGGGGAAAAAATCAGGGGGCTTTACTCTTCTATCACTGCCTAAAATATGCTAGAATAAAACCAGATGTTGTGTTTATAAAATTCATTCGATAGGTAAGATTTCTCTAGGTTTTTTTCTTAATTGTTTCATGGTCCCATCACCTCTCGTTGGCCCTTCAGGCTGGCGGACCCGCCTTTAGCGGTACGAGAGGTGGTGGGATGGAGAAGAGATTATGGAAGACGTCCTGATAAGGAGGTGTCAAGTTTTCCTCTTGGGCGTGGGCTTTCTTTTTTTAGGACTTCCCTTAAGTAGCAATGATTCCCTCCCTTCTGCTATTTCAGAAATTTCAAAAGATCATCAGCTTACGAATCCTCCTCTTTTAGCAGTCGTTGTCGTAAAAGGGGGCGGTTCTTTGGGTGAAAAGATTTCTAGAGTGAACCAAGAGAATACGGTGCTCGATGGCTTACAAAGAAAACCCGATGGGCGTTTTGAACTTTCATTGGAGAATAAAGAGAATACGCTTTATTTAATTAATCAAGGGAAAATGAAGTTGGGGATGATCACCTCCTTTTTATCTTCTGATAAACGTCATATTCAAATATGGGATCTTCCAGAAAAGCCTTTGGAGGAAAACCGCTACCTTCAACAACCTTTTCAGAGTTTAGAAAAAGGAAATAAAGGAAATGAGAATTTAAATAACGAAAAAGGTTTTTTTCGTTTTTTGGGTCCTTTGGGAAATGACGCTTCTCTCCAAAATCTTGTTTATATTTATCCCGTGAGCGATCCTTCTCATCCTGAACCTATTCCTATTGGCATTGATGAAATTGCTCAAAAAATTATTTTTTCTGACAAGGGGCATCCTTCTATCGAAGTAGGGAATCCTCGCAGGGGTGTTTCGTTGGATGTGGATCTTTCTTTACGCAAAGCGATTCTGACAGTGATCACTTTAGGTCAAGCGGCCCGTTCTTCAGAAGAATTTCCTTTGGAAGAGGCGAAGTTGACACTCGATTTTTTAAATCATGGAGAACTGCAGTTTAATCTGGGAGGGCATGAAACTCTACTCCCTATTATTTTTAAACCTTTTCGTGAAAATAGTTCTGATCATCCAGGAAAAGGATTTTTTCGAGAAACAGGGGTGACGATTAGGGGAGTAGAACTTTTCGAAATTTTTGAGAAGGGCGAGAGGCTCAATTTCAATGGAGATAAATACAATCTTCTTTTAGAGGGGAAAGAAAAGTTTAAGGAGTTTAATCAGGGAGATTTGATGAAAGGGTTTAAAGAGGCTTTGAAAAAAGATTTATTGAGACCTGGAGAAAATTTGGGAGTACCTCATGAAGGAGAAATAATAAAGCCATCTTTAAACGTGAATAGACCTGCTGGAGAAACACGGCAGAATATTCAAGGAAGAGAAGAAAGACAAGGGCCCGATCATAGAGAAAGTCCTTCCGGAAATATGGGACAGGATGATCAATCTCGCCCCTCACCGCCTCATCCTTCTGACAACGATTTAAGGTCCAGAAAACAGAATTAGTATTTATTTCTACCCTCGCTTCAAATCTGAAACCAGGGTTGTATGATAAAATTCTCTCTTAGATAGGAATTTTCTCCTCCATAAAAAATAATTCCTTGCTCTTGAGAGTTGTCTTTTAGGTTAAACCACCACCTTATTGTTTTAAAATGGTCGCTGGAGACTTGCGAAGATGATTTAATTTCTAGAGGGAGAAGTTCTTTCCCGAGGTCAATCAGGATATCGATCTCATTTCCTGTATGGTCTCGCCAAAAGTAAAGGGGTGGTTCTTGTCCTGCATGGGTGAACAGTTTTACCAATTCTGAGACAACCAAGGTTTCAAAGAGGGCGCCTTTCAGGGGGTGAAGTGGAATATCTTCTGCGGATCTCAATTTTAAAAGATAGGAGAGTAAGCCTGTATCAAGAAAGTAAAGCTTTGGACTTTTGACAAGTCTTTTGCTGAAATTTTTGTGATGGCCAGGTAAAAGATAAATGAGCGAACTGGCTTCGAGAATACTGATCCAAGATTTTGCGGTGGGCTGTGCGATACCGGCATCGTTTGCTAAAGATGAAAGATTCAAGAGCTGGCCGCTTCTTCCTGCGCATAGCCGGACAAAATTTCTAAAGGTGGTCAGGTTCCCTATTTTTAAAACATCGCGTACATCCCGTTCCACATAACTTTGGTCATAAGAAGCGTACCAATCTTGCGGATCAATCTTTTGAGTGTAAAGTCTTGGGTAACAGCCTTTGAAAATAAATTTTTCAAGAGAGTCTTTAGGCTTTGGGATGCTTGCAATCTGGGTCAATCGTTTGACCGGTTCTTGAAATGGCTGGTGAAGAATTTCTGAGATGGAAAGAGGTAAGAGCCTCAGAATAGCAGAGCGACCCGCCAATGTTTGTGTGATTCTTTCCATGAGGATGAAATTTTGAGATCCTGTGAGAATCCAGGAGCCGGGGAGTGGACTGGCGTCGATCAGTTCTTGTAGATAGGATAAGAGTTGAGGCGCTTTTTGAACCTCATCAAAAATACAGGGGGCGGGGTTGGCTTTAAGAAATCCGGTAGGATCCCTCAATGCAAACTCAAGAAGATTGGGGTTTTCCAGAGAAACATAATGGTGATTTTTGAAGAATTCTTTGACGAGGGTCGTTTTTCCAGATTGTCGCGGTCCCGTGACATAAATCGCAGGAAATCCCTTAGAGAGTGTTGCCAGCTTGAAAGAAAGATATCTTGAAATCATATTTTCTGATGAGACTCATTAGAACATGTAAAATAATTCATGTCAAATTCAAAATTAAATTTTGAATTTGTAAAATATATAGAATCTGATGATATTATGAGATATCTTTGACTTTTTAAGGTGTTTTGGTGTCTTAATCTATGGAAATTTTTGTGAGAAGATCTTTTTTATAAAAAATAAATTATCTTGTTCTGGCCCAATAAGTTATGAAATTAATTCAAAAATTGATTAGCATTATCCTTAGTTTTAACTTCCTTCTCTATGACCTTACCCTTTCAAGCGGATGGGCCCAGTCTGGTCATTTGCAGCCACTGATGGGCCAATCGGGTGAGGGGATTCAGGGCCAATCGCCCGAGGTAAATCAGGATACAGCCCTTTCCTTGGAGGGCTTAAATATACCTCAGACAATAGGTGAAGTGACTGAACGCTTAATTTTGGAAGGGCGGCCGCTGGTTTTTCTCATTGAAGATGTTCATTGTAATTTGGAAGTTCAGAGGAATGTTGGAAAAATATTAAAACAGCTAGAAGCAAAGGACGGGCTCGAAGCAAAAACTCAAAACGGGCTGGAGGCTCGAGGCTCGAAGCTCGAGGCAAAAGCAAAAACGAAAGCAAAAACGAAAGCGAAAGCAAAAGCAAAAGCAAAAACTGAAGAAGCATTTACCTCGAGCCTTGAGCCTCGAGCTTCGAGCAGTCTTTTTTCCGCCTCTAGCCTCCAGCCTTTAGCGGTTTTTAATAGCATCCAGCATCTAGCTTCTAGCCAGATCTTTCACGTCTTTCTCGAAGGTGCCTCCGGCCCCATGGACGTGAGCCTCTACACGGGCTTCCCAGATCAAGAGGCTTTGAAATTAATCCAGAAACGGTGGTTAGAAAAAAATGAAATTACCGGAGCCGAGTCTTTTTTGATGAGTTCAGATCCCCGTCAAGTCGAGGGTTGGGGCGTGGAAGAGGTGGATGAGTATTGGAAAAACGTTTCTTCTATGGGGCAGTTGATGGAAGAGAAGGAATTCCAGTCACATGAATGGGAAAATTTAGAAGAGGCGTTTAAAAGTTTAAGGAAGAAAATTTATCCGAAGGAATTATTAGAGCTAATGAAGAAGCGGGAGCAGTATCGAGACTTTAAGATTGATTTAGGAGAATATTTAGAGCAGCTCAAGGCTCGAGGCTCGAAGCTCGAGGTTCGAAGCTCGAGGCAAAAGCAGAAAAAGAGGTCGAAGGTGGAAGGAAAAGAACGGATGGATGATGGAAGAAGGACGATGGAAGAAGGGAAAGCTGAGATCGCCACGCTCCCTACGGTCGCTCGCGATGACCACGATTCTGTCATTGCGAGGAGCCAGCCCTTTGTTAACAAAGGGCTGGGGACGAAGCAATCTCAGCTTTCACAGTATCCAACCATTCAAAAATTTCTCAAACTCCAAACTCTTGAGAAAAAGATGGATCTGAAGGCAGTAGAGTCTGAATATCTTCAATTTCTATCCGAATTGGAGAAAAAGCTTTCGAAGGAAGAGATGGTAAGTGTCATGAGGCATGTGCTGGAACATCGTCTGGGAAGGGAAGGGGATGAGGAGCATTATTTGTTTTTGAATCGATATCTAGAACCAGGACATAGCGGACGTATCTCCCCTCTTAATTTAAGAGGGGTAGGGGGAGTTACAAAGGAAGACAATAACCCCACCAACTCCCCTTATGGTTTCCGCCTCTCGGCTTCAACCACTTCCTCGTCCACCCAAAAGCGGGTACCCGGACTCGGTCGTCTTAAGGGGAGGGAAAAGCAAGAAGAAAAGGAACTCTATCCCAACTTAAAGCTTTTTATTCAACAAATGTTTCTCATGAAAAGAATCTCATGGGAGAAGCTGGAAGGAGAAGTTAAGAAACGAGCGGATAGCGTAGAGCGTTTAGCGTATAGGGGAAAATCAAATGAGAAAACAATCAAAAAACTTTTAAGATTAGAAAAAGATTTTGCGCTTTTAAAGCGAATCATATCGATGGAGGGGACGAGGGAAGATATAAAGAAGCTCGAGGCAAAGGACGGGCTCGAGGCTCGAAGCTCGAGGCTCGAAGCAAAAGCAAAAGCAAAAGCAAAAGCAAAAGCAAAAAAAGCAGAAGTATTTACCTCGAGCCTCGAGCCTCGAGCTTCGAGCAGTCTTTTTTCCCCCTCGAGCCTCGAGCCTTTGGCCTCGAGCCAAGCAGGCCTGAACGACTTTGTAAGAGATTTTCTATTTCGACTTGGCGAGTTAGCTCAAAAGAAAGCAATCGACTATGAATCCCCCGACTTTGGTAACATCTTCGAAATAGCCCAAAAATTCTATGCAAAAGTCCTTGAACGAGATGAGATTTTTTATCAAAAGGTATCCAGGATTATTCAAGAAAAGAAGTTGACTCATGCAGCCTTGGTAGTGGGTGGATTTCATACGGAAGGATTAAAAGAGCGATTGAAAGAGGCCAGGATTGGATACGCAGTGATTACCCCAAGGGCCATTCAACACGATGATCGAAGGGTTTATTTTCAAAAGATAGAAGAGCAGTATCAAAAGGCTAGTTTTTCAAACACTCTAACACCTGCTTTACAAACCAATCGAGCGATTATGGCAGGGGAAGCTCCCGGAGTTTTTGAAGCGGGAGAAGGAGGGAGAGCTGGAGAACTTATAGCAGCGGTTCAAATGCTTCATCCCAAAACATTAAGTCGTGAGTTTTTTGAAAAGTGGCGAAATGCGATAAATGATACACCACTTCGAGGCATTATCGGTGAGATAGAAAGGAAATATCTTGGTGGAGAGTTCAAAGGTAAAGAGGCAGATGAGTCTTATCAGAAAATAATTAAGGATTTGAAAGTTCCTCCAAATCTTGTTCCTCAACTACCTTCGTCTCAAACCCGCCATGGGATTGCGGGGACGGTGGAGGATGAGGAGCTCAATGGGATTGCTCGAACGTGTAGTGCAGAGCCTATTGAAGTTGACACCCTTTCACCAATTCTTAATTTATTGAGCGAGGTCCAAAGTCGAGCCTCTCCTGAAAATGGAATAGATGCGTTAAAATTGAATGAGTTGGTAGATGCGGTACGATCTGGCCAAATTGAATTTTATCATCAACCCAATCTTTACCAGACCCACTTACCTGCTTTTGCTCGTCCTATCGACGGCCGTCTTCGGATTTATCTTTCAGGCGATTTAGCTATTCCTGACTCCGGAGAATTAACGCTTGCCCAAATTTTTGCCCTCGTGGGATTTTTCCATGAGACGCATGAGCAAATCACA comes from Chlamydiota bacterium and encodes:
- a CDS encoding 2-oxoacid:acceptor oxidoreductase family protein translates to MDKRFIKKEGFEVFNGNELIIKGALEAGVSLITGYPGSPVADVFDVASSIKELLLEEGVLAQLANNEALSVARLNGTQMEDIRAMAVMKSVGLHVAADGLAIGNLSKSGKKGGALVVVGDDPWSDSTQVPADSRYLAKHLHLPVMEPSTFQELKDWVKIGFELSRDSDLYLLYLVTTNQADGGGIVEVARHLSPKYNMNHPIELDTRKIPVNDTVLLPPRTGAREVDLKERYQRLHQACRERKVNTLLYPAQGIQEFGFISSGLAYSYLEHALWELGLQGRFPILKLGITFPIDSNVFLDFASQVKNVIVVEERRGFIEEAITLILKDAFQSGSFSRPPKIWGKSFPNGLPGIPSTRGLNPSILIERLGELFLHFPPEGLERLRVQKELDLIEEVSKFSLEIPVRTPTFCPGCPHRDSSNVLLDIKKDFRNPNYMKQHHKTQPVDLLFHGDTGCYTMLMFEPNQDLMHNYSGMGLGGGTGAGIDPFITNKQVVFMGDSTFFHSGMTAISDSIKNNQDIAYIILDNKTTAMTGHQPTPESDTDVLGRPTFAQDIEAVLRGMTRRGPIPVLRVNPAYREEYREVLEETILKEGVKVIIADKECGITFHRRLRKEKSKMIREKGYLPEEEFINITPEVCEYCLECTKSTGCPGLTVEETDYGSKIVTDLSTCVADMACTKIKACPSFEKVIVKRSKKTIDPLKGIDLKSFPQPQHGRVHDQWRTYISGVGGMGIGVLTSVLVHAGMREGYHVLFCDKKGLAIRNGGVYSEITFLKGPLKVSPLIPNGKADLLWGLDALEAARAIDPKMPIRVGSPERTTAFINLFKTPTIRTLMNIDHFSIAELETLLKTYTCRDQYEGFDFSSLSEKYLGSKLYSNLVMLGSAFQKGLLPLGLDSILSAIQDTIQGDLKKNITAFNLGRRFILSPEIFSSHSKHHPFQNLFEEKQEMLARTFRKGKRLSQGYRELVQGALTQLVLDDETLRHFALRVYDLIQYENLDYAKSYVNRVLSLYHKDRLEFNYAATKAVILYLAKVMLIKDEVYVAHLLTSPEKLGRDKERYHIDERLGDRVIYRHLNRPQFKIFGFNVEFDIVTRNWQLRIMKHLKFLRKILSEWHRPEKEFRQWYFEMTDRFDFHDESSYQLYVQALKTPEEVRGYRQIRYLKMEEARLKVSELLGMSSKVSSLTSKLPQMKETSKARK
- a CDS encoding ATP-binding protein, with translation MISRYLSFKLATLSKGFPAIYVTGPRQSGKTTLVKEFFKNHHYVSLENPNLLEFALRDPTGFLKANPAPCIFDEVQKAPQLLSYLQELIDASPLPGSWILTGSQNFILMERITQTLAGRSAILRLLPLSISEILHQPFQEPVKRLTQIASIPKPKDSLEKFIFKGCYPRLYTQKIDPQDWYASYDQSYVERDVRDVLKIGNLTTFRNFVRLCAGRSGQLLNLSSLANDAGIAQPTAKSWISILEASSLIYLLPGHHKNFSKRLVKSPKLYFLDTGLLSYLLKLRSAEDIPLHPLKGALFETLVVSELVKLFTHAGQEPPLYFWRDHTGNEIDILIDLGKELLPLEIKSSSQVSSDHFKTIRWWFNLKDNSQEQGIIFYGGENSYLRENFIIQPWFQI